In Leptospira langatensis, a genomic segment contains:
- a CDS encoding HAD-IA family hydrolase, translated as MSSKERYIFLDVGDTLLTMKKPAGEVYFEVLKEFGLDDSKYPKGVMERAFRKAYAHMTRHPLPDYQDKFYAHTDGSEGWWRELLGFFLKEIGSDLPPDPIFQSIFKKFDEPTVWQIDPGFTDLLKFVKANNFGFGIISNWDHRLKELLASVGVLNHFDPVIVSAEFGYEKPSPLIFSEAEKIVGLSPERIIYCGDKIELDITPTRSRGWTAFHKHPEGDIQSIGELVSLLSK; from the coding sequence ATGAGTTCGAAAGAAAGATATATTTTTCTAGATGTGGGCGATACTCTTCTCACCATGAAGAAGCCTGCCGGGGAAGTATACTTTGAAGTGCTCAAAGAATTCGGCTTAGACGATAGCAAATATCCGAAGGGAGTCATGGAAAGAGCCTTTCGCAAGGCGTATGCCCATATGACCAGGCATCCTTTACCGGATTATCAGGATAAATTCTACGCTCATACCGACGGAAGCGAAGGTTGGTGGAGAGAATTGCTCGGCTTCTTCTTAAAGGAGATCGGTTCCGATCTGCCTCCCGACCCGATCTTTCAATCCATATTCAAAAAATTTGATGAACCAACTGTTTGGCAGATCGATCCCGGATTTACCGATCTATTAAAGTTTGTGAAAGCGAATAATTTCGGGTTTGGGATCATCTCTAATTGGGATCATCGTCTAAAGGAATTATTGGCAAGCGTTGGAGTTTTAAACCATTTCGATCCAGTTATCGTGTCCGCAGAGTTCGGTTATGAAAAACCTTCTCCCTTGATCTTTAGCGAAGCGGAGAAGATCGTCGGCCTTTCTCCGGAAAGGATCATTTATTGCGGAGATAAGATAGAATTAGACATTACTCCTACTCGTTCCAGGGGCTGGACCGCCTTTCATAAGCATCCGGAGGGAGATATCCAAAGCATTGGGGAGCTTGTGAGTTTACTCAGCAAATAG
- a CDS encoding NADPH-dependent FMN reductase, which produces MKLLAISGSLRKGSTNTALLLAAQKNSRENIEITLADPLDRIPHFNPDLDTETPPESVQVWRDELKKADGIIFSSPEYAFAIPGVLKNALDWIVSSAELYNKPVALINASPSYGGAAKAQAALIQLLGVLTAKVVDKAVLNIASVNKKIDAEGNISDPNTAIELQNCVNALAEEISMNQNSY; this is translated from the coding sequence ATGAAACTGCTCGCCATCTCGGGAAGCCTTCGCAAGGGCTCGACGAATACCGCCTTACTCCTCGCCGCTCAGAAAAATTCTAGGGAAAACATAGAGATCACGTTAGCCGATCCTTTGGATCGTATTCCTCATTTCAATCCGGATCTAGATACGGAAACCCCTCCTGAATCCGTGCAAGTTTGGCGAGACGAATTGAAGAAGGCGGATGGGATCATTTTCTCGAGCCCAGAATATGCGTTTGCTATCCCGGGAGTTTTAAAGAATGCCTTGGATTGGATTGTTTCCAGTGCGGAACTCTATAATAAGCCCGTGGCTCTGATCAATGCTTCTCCTAGTTACGGAGGAGCGGCCAAGGCTCAGGCTGCCTTGATTCAACTTTTGGGTGTTCTTACTGCAAAAGTTGTGGATAAGGCGGTCTTGAATATTGCTTCCGTGAATAAGAAGATAGATGCAGAAGGAAATATTTCGGATCCGAATACTGCCATAGAGCTCCAAAATTGTGTGAATGCTCTTGCGGAAGAAATTTCTATGAACCAAAACTCCTATTAG
- a CDS encoding LA_3696 family protein codes for MFQKIPRKLEELLGPDGSENFTDFLNKAFAHSKENVVEHVFERFERRLSEEIHMFRVEMKTDMANLRLEFKTDMAEMKSELKDEIGLLRADMYKLNSIQIKWTLATMVALTGIFALIVKL; via the coding sequence ATGTTTCAAAAAATTCCTCGTAAACTCGAAGAACTATTGGGTCCCGATGGTTCCGAGAATTTTACGGATTTTCTAAACAAGGCGTTTGCGCATAGCAAGGAGAATGTTGTGGAGCATGTTTTCGAAAGATTTGAAAGAAGGTTGTCCGAAGAGATCCATATGTTTCGCGTCGAAATGAAAACCGACATGGCTAATCTTCGCTTGGAGTTTAAGACCGACATGGCCGAAATGAAAAGTGAGCTCAAGGACGAGATCGGTCTATTGCGCGCTGATATGTACAAACTAAATTCCATTCAGATCAAGTGGACTTTAGCGACTATGGTAGCCTTGACCGGTATATTTGCATTGATCGTAAAACTTTAA
- a CDS encoding DJ-1/PfpI family protein, protein MMSSEFHIGVLVFPDLTPLDMVGPYEVFSRMKGAKVSLVAESKDPIRSERGLFFLPDLSLEEAPDFDLLLVPGGLGVNRLMENQRVLSWLKTKAEKAQYLTSVCTGSLVLASAGLLKGYQATCHWLSLDVLSLFPGVEVKEDRVVLDRDRASGGGVTAGIDFALSLVAELQGEKAAEEIQLVLEYNPAPPFSSGHPSTVPKEVLEETKASRKKAQDLRKEIAGRAIENLQIVQ, encoded by the coding sequence ATCATGTCTTCCGAATTTCATATAGGAGTCCTAGTTTTTCCGGATCTCACCCCCTTGGACATGGTCGGGCCTTACGAGGTATTCTCCAGGATGAAGGGCGCAAAAGTCTCCTTGGTTGCCGAGTCCAAGGACCCGATCCGGTCCGAAAGAGGGCTCTTCTTCTTGCCGGATCTCAGCCTGGAAGAAGCTCCTGACTTCGATCTATTATTGGTGCCGGGAGGATTAGGGGTCAATCGTCTCATGGAGAACCAAAGGGTCCTTTCTTGGTTGAAAACGAAAGCGGAGAAGGCTCAATATCTCACTTCTGTCTGCACAGGCTCCCTAGTACTTGCTTCTGCAGGATTATTGAAAGGGTACCAAGCTACCTGCCATTGGCTTTCTTTAGATGTATTGTCCCTTTTTCCGGGAGTAGAAGTGAAGGAAGACAGAGTCGTCTTAGATAGAGATCGCGCCTCAGGCGGGGGAGTCACAGCAGGGATCGATTTTGCTCTATCCTTAGTCGCAGAACTCCAAGGCGAAAAGGCAGCCGAAGAGATCCAGTTGGTCTTGGAATACAATCCCGCTCCCCCATTTTCCTCAGGACATCCGAGTACTGTCCCGAAAGAAGTCTTAGAAGAAACAAAGGCCTCCCGAAAGAAGGCTCAGGATCTCAGAAAAGAGATCGCAGGCCGAGCTATCGAGAATTTGCAAATTGTACAATGA
- a CDS encoding helix-turn-helix domain-containing protein: protein MAKTIYTEEYKIFQRLLKKAREEAGLTQIEVAQELDAPQSFVSKIEAGDRRIDVIEFWRLARLYKKPYDFFFRFEEKSESKSKKKSLKAASTTKKKIRS from the coding sequence TTGGCTAAGACGATCTATACAGAAGAATATAAGATCTTTCAGCGCTTATTAAAGAAAGCGAGGGAAGAGGCTGGGCTGACCCAGATCGAAGTTGCCCAAGAATTAGATGCCCCTCAGTCCTTCGTTTCCAAAATAGAAGCGGGCGATAGAAGAATAGATGTAATAGAGTTCTGGAGACTTGCGAGATTGTACAAAAAGCCGTACGATTTCTTCTTCCGATTCGAAGAGAAGTCGGAATCCAAATCTAAGAAAAAATCTCTCAAAGCGGCAAGCACAACTAAGAAGAAGATCAGATCCTGA
- a CDS encoding sterol desaturase family protein, which translates to MGINACDFGWECVRNFGLFQLSMNFIRYYPLAGLAFFVFWVWKKGYFDKFRIQKSFPKWEKVVYEIKQSAVTMVVFSLVAVISFSLQKLGYLPRALYFHISERGWAYAIFSYILITIWHETWFYWAHRLMHHKKVYTFVHAIHHRSVNPSPLAAYNFHWAEAFLEAIYIVPFISLVPIHFGVFLFHTFYAMIMNIWWHLGYEFFPKGWASHPITKWINTSTHHNQHHQKFHGNYSLYFNFWDRIMGTNFPNYETYFDEVAERREETFQPKASEIGFAK; encoded by the coding sequence ATGGGTATCAACGCTTGCGATTTCGGTTGGGAATGTGTCCGCAACTTCGGTCTTTTTCAGCTCTCTATGAATTTTATTAGGTACTATCCTCTCGCAGGACTTGCTTTCTTTGTCTTTTGGGTTTGGAAGAAAGGATACTTCGATAAATTCAGGATCCAGAAAAGTTTTCCTAAATGGGAGAAGGTTGTTTACGAGATCAAACAATCCGCGGTTACCATGGTAGTGTTCAGTTTGGTTGCGGTGATTTCCTTCAGTCTTCAAAAACTAGGGTATCTTCCAAGGGCACTCTACTTCCATATCTCCGAAAGAGGTTGGGCATATGCGATCTTCAGTTATATCCTGATCACCATCTGGCATGAGACTTGGTTTTATTGGGCTCATAGGCTCATGCACCACAAAAAGGTCTATACCTTCGTACATGCGATCCATCATAGATCCGTAAACCCTTCTCCTTTGGCGGCCTACAATTTCCATTGGGCGGAAGCATTCTTAGAAGCAATCTATATAGTTCCGTTCATCAGTTTGGTGCCGATCCACTTCGGGGTCTTCTTATTCCATACATTCTATGCGATGATCATGAATATCTGGTGGCATCTAGGATACGAATTCTTTCCGAAAGGCTGGGCAAGTCATCCGATCACTAAATGGATCAATACTTCTACTCATCACAACCAACATCATCAGAAATTCCATGGGAACTACAGCCTATACTTTAACTTCTGGGATAGGATCATGGGAACGAATTTCCCGAACTACGAAACATATTTCGACGAGGTAGCGGAGAGAAGAGAAGAAACATTCCAACCAAAGGCTTCCGAAATCGGCTTTGCAAAATAG
- a CDS encoding helix-turn-helix domain-containing protein encodes MVNFSFTSLFLTFSLGLAFLFSLGEIFSNPRGEKQNLLAFIFFLVGIFLTHAFLLTCKMIVFFPGLYLTHLPVSALMGPFLERYLLLAMGNPPQSKKILYLKTLPALGILLWMLPFYLSNGPEKISLLQNMQITGLPLFLKIPVLSAMGVMFAFLGSILSKLFMEVRYSVVYKDPRMLTILGVASFTLFILLYGFVSVLSGSARGLEGVGSLIGIFLCALYILRQGYPEFFLEVRKVVEEEKKYKASQLTSLNLEEIRENLENLFDREKIYLQEDLTLSYLAQKLKISTHQLSEYLNNELKKNFFQLLNEYRVQEAKQRIESDPQGVLLSIAYSSGFRSKSTFNDVFRKETGFTPSEYRSKIRKKKSK; translated from the coding sequence ATGGTGAATTTTTCTTTTACTTCTCTATTTCTGACATTCTCTTTAGGACTAGCATTTCTATTCAGCCTAGGGGAGATCTTTTCTAATCCCAGAGGAGAAAAACAAAACCTACTCGCTTTCATTTTCTTTTTAGTAGGGATCTTTCTAACTCACGCGTTTTTACTTACATGTAAAATGATCGTCTTCTTTCCGGGTCTGTATTTGACTCATCTTCCTGTTTCCGCATTGATGGGACCTTTTCTAGAACGTTATCTTCTTCTTGCCATGGGAAATCCTCCCCAATCTAAAAAGATACTGTATCTGAAAACGCTTCCTGCGCTTGGGATCCTACTCTGGATGCTTCCGTTTTATCTTTCAAACGGTCCTGAAAAGATCTCGCTCTTACAAAATATGCAAATTACAGGTCTGCCTTTATTCTTAAAGATCCCTGTGCTCAGCGCTATGGGAGTAATGTTTGCGTTCTTAGGCTCTATATTATCCAAACTCTTTATGGAAGTTAGATATTCAGTAGTTTATAAGGATCCCAGAATGCTAACGATCCTTGGAGTCGCTTCTTTTACTCTTTTTATCCTTCTTTACGGATTCGTTTCCGTACTAAGCGGCTCCGCGAGAGGATTAGAAGGGGTCGGCTCCTTGATCGGGATCTTCTTATGTGCTCTCTATATATTAAGACAAGGCTACCCTGAATTCTTTCTGGAAGTCAGAAAGGTTGTGGAGGAAGAAAAGAAATACAAAGCCTCTCAACTCACTAGCCTAAATTTAGAAGAGATCCGAGAAAATCTAGAGAATCTTTTCGATCGGGAGAAGATCTATCTCCAGGAGGATCTGACTCTTTCGTATCTGGCCCAAAAACTCAAGATCAGCACTCACCAACTTTCGGAATACCTGAACAACGAACTGAAAAAGAATTTCTTCCAGTTGCTGAACGAATATAGGGTACAAGAAGCAAAACAAAGGATAGAATCCGACCCGCAGGGAGTACTCTTATCCATTGCGTATTCCTCAGGATTTCGCTCCAAATCCACTTTCAATGACGTTTTCCGAAAGGAAACAGGATTCACCCCTTCCGAATATCGCAGTAAAATCCGCAAAAAAAAGAGCAAATAA
- a CDS encoding type II toxin-antitoxin system VapC family toxin, which yields MSGVLVDTSVWINHFRKSDPKLVELLHSGMVRRHPMIEGELSLGNFKNKGAFLTEYSQLLEVPTANHQEAMIFSERNSLAGHGIGWIDAHLLASCALGSARLYSADISLSKAAEKIGIGEI from the coding sequence ATGAGCGGAGTGCTGGTAGACACTTCCGTTTGGATCAATCATTTTCGTAAATCGGACCCGAAGCTAGTTGAACTGCTCCATTCAGGCATGGTCCGCCGTCATCCCATGATAGAAGGAGAACTGAGCCTGGGAAATTTTAAGAATAAGGGCGCTTTCTTGACCGAGTATTCCCAATTGCTGGAAGTTCCTACAGCGAATCATCAGGAAGCCATGATCTTCTCCGAAAGAAATTCTTTGGCGGGACATGGGATCGGCTGGATAGACGCTCATCTCTTAGCAAGCTGCGCCTTAGGAAGCGCTAGATTATACTCCGCCGATATTTCTCTCAGCAAGGCTGCGGAAAAGATCGGGATCGGAGAGATCTAA
- a CDS encoding type II toxin-antitoxin system VapB family antitoxin, protein MIAVKTTLYIPDELIHTAQMYTGIQEKTRLVQEGLRALIREKSAERLALLGGSDPKAEGPTRRKGVK, encoded by the coding sequence ATGATAGCTGTCAAAACCACTCTTTATATTCCGGACGAGCTGATCCATACTGCTCAAATGTATACAGGCATCCAAGAAAAGACCCGCTTGGTGCAAGAAGGCTTACGGGCACTGATCCGGGAAAAATCCGCAGAGAGACTGGCCCTTTTAGGAGGAAGCGATCCGAAAGCGGAAGGACCGACCCGCAGAAAAGGCGTTAAATGA
- the secE gene encoding preprotein translocase subunit SecE, whose translation MKLGAFIQECREELKKVQWPNRQEVMQSTFVVLGTVLFFSAFLFLSDTAFVKLLTGFWNL comes from the coding sequence GTGAAGTTAGGCGCTTTTATACAAGAATGTAGAGAGGAACTGAAGAAAGTTCAGTGGCCGAACAGACAAGAAGTGATGCAATCCACCTTCGTAGTGTTGGGCACCGTATTATTTTTCTCCGCATTTCTTTTTCTTTCGGATACTGCGTTTGTAAAACTCCTGACCGGATTCTGGAATCTGTAA
- the nusG gene encoding transcription termination/antitermination protein NusG gives MGDLKWYALQTYSGHENKVQKNLEKLVQQRKLEEKISQVRIPTMEVAEMKNGKKKVTKKKLMPGYVLVEMDMDEDLRFMIQSLPSVSTFVGSKDGGPEPLSVDEVKNLFAETGEFQSEEPVTPRLLFKVGDSLKIIDGPFANFTGVVDEIFPDKGRLRVKVEIFGRSTPVELDYLQVKTEP, from the coding sequence ATGGGCGATTTGAAATGGTATGCGTTACAGACTTATTCCGGTCATGAGAATAAGGTCCAAAAAAATCTGGAGAAGCTAGTCCAACAGCGTAAGCTGGAGGAGAAGATTTCTCAAGTGCGTATTCCTACCATGGAAGTCGCCGAGATGAAGAACGGCAAGAAGAAGGTCACTAAGAAGAAACTCATGCCGGGTTACGTTCTTGTTGAGATGGATATGGACGAAGACCTTCGCTTCATGATCCAGAGTCTTCCTTCTGTTTCCACTTTTGTGGGGAGCAAAGACGGAGGACCGGAACCTCTTTCTGTTGACGAGGTGAAAAACCTTTTCGCGGAAACCGGAGAGTTCCAATCCGAGGAGCCGGTGACTCCTCGCTTATTGTTTAAAGTGGGAGATAGCCTGAAGATTATCGACGGGCCTTTCGCTAATTTTACCGGAGTCGTAGATGAGATCTTCCCTGATAAAGGAAGACTCAGAGTGAAAGTGGAGATCTTCGGTCGCTCCACTCCTGTGGAACTAGATTATCTACAGGTTAAAACCGAACCCTGA